A genomic window from Nicotiana sylvestris chromosome 11, ASM39365v2, whole genome shotgun sequence includes:
- the LOC138881284 gene encoding uncharacterized protein, producing MSAPSENWEGQSIVRPPLFNGQYYSWWKNKMGDHIIGEDYELWNIVTNGPLATLKKNAEGVDVPTTGADCNAEDLRKWEKNAKAKKCLVCGLSPDEYSRVQRCTTANEILDTLQVALEGTPQVKKSRGTPLYSQYENFIMKEEETIQKMYTRFKTLTNELKSLERIILEEDKVEKILTRESKNISTLKLDELIGNLTAYELRRQTMKMDAPKKERILALKITEGADLEEDEMSMITKDFKKYLMRGNGSSRGARYNKLRVSEKQTNRGFYKCSKTDHIIKNCPQREIEWKKEMTGQRNKKNEQVHPKKNEGSTKAMVAVWGESSDEDSEDEDGDEQALMAIGKSDEESEESVIHLKDKIKFLSKKSLSELLLDFIDESKVINNEKEQLSKECVILKAKCKNLKLRASESDSKNAELKNQVHELDTTVLELRSKI from the exons atgagtgcaccatcTGAAAACTGGGAAGGACAGTCCATTgttaggcctccactctttaatggccagtactactcCTGGTGGAAAAACAAGATGGGAGATCACATTATTGGAGAGGACTATGAGCTATGGAACATTGTCACTAATGGTCCCCTGGCCACcttgaagaagaatgctgaaggagtagatgtgccaaCAACAGGAGCTGACTGCAATGCTGAGGACCTGAGGAAGTGGGAAAAGAATGCTAAGGCCAAAAAATGTCTTGTGTGTGGACTTAGTCCAGACGAGTACAGTAGAGTTCAACGCTGTACCACTGCTAATGAAATCttggacactttgcaagtggctctcgaaggaactcctcaagtgaaGAAATCAAGAGGAACACcgttgtattctcaatatgagaattttatCATGAAGGAAGAAGAAACCATCCAaaagatgtatacaaggttcaaaacactaacaaatgaacttaagtctcttgaaaggattattcttgaagaagacaaagttgagaaaatCTTAACAAGG gaatcaaagaacatttccACTCTCAAGTTGGACgagctaattggaaatctcactgcctatgaacttagaaggcaaaccatgaagatggatgcacccaagaaggaaaggatcCTGGCTCTCAAAATCACTGAAGGTGCTGATTTAGAGGAGGATGAAATGTCTATGATCACAAAGGATTTCAAGAAGTATCTAATGAGAGGAAATGGTTCGTCAAGAGGTGCAAGATACAACAAACTAAGGGTTTCTGAAAAACAGACCAACAGGGGCTTCTACAAATGTAGTAAGACTGATCACATTATCAAAAACTGTCCTCAgagggaaattgaatggaagaaggaaatgaCTGGacaaagaaacaagaagaatgaaCAAGTTCATCCCAAGAAGAATGAAGGATCAACAAAAGCTATGGTTGCTGTctggggagaaagctcagatgaggattcagaagatgaagatggagatgaacaagcacttatggccattggaaAATCTGATGAGGAATCAGAGGAaagtgtgattcatctcaaagacaagattaagttTTTGTCTAAAAAAAGTCTATCTGAGTTACTActagatttcattgatgaatctaaagtcataaacaatgaaaaggaacaactgtctaaggaatgtgtaatcttgaaagctaagtgcaaaaatctgaaactcagggctagtgaaagtgatagtaaaaatgctgagttgaaaAACCAGGTTCATGAACTTGACACCACTGTCCTAGAGCTAAGATcgaaaatctaa